TATAATTTACTTCCATTTACCTTTTGGCTAAATCAGAAGAAAGGGACAAAAGGGACAATGATGATATCATTTAAAATTGAGTAGCAGGTTAGTGCACCCTTTTTTTAGATCAAAGGTGAGGATAAATGGTATTATATAATTAATGTAAAACCCTATGGTACGGTTTTTGCGAAATATTAAAGATATAATTTTGTAGCATTATTAAGGAGGCTTCATATGAATCGATTAATTGTCATTAAAGGTGCTGGGGACTTGGCCACTGGCATTGCTCATCGTTTGCATTGCAGTGGGTTTTCTGTAGTAACCACAGAACTGCCCCAACCAACAGTGATCCGCCGCACTGTGTCCTTTGCCGAAGCCATTTATACTGGAACTGTGGTGGTGGAAGGGATAACTGCAGTAAAGACATCAATGGAGAGAACTCTGCAGGTGGTGGAAGAGGGAAAGATTCCCGTGGTGGTAGATCCAACAGGTGTAATGATAAAACAGCTACAACCTTGGGCGGTGGTGGATGCCATTTTGGCTAAACGAAACGTGGGTACCCAGATAACCGACGCTCCTATTGTGGTGGGGGTGGGTCCCGGGTTTACGGCAGGCGTGGATGTCCACGCGGTGGTAGAGAGTATGCGAGGGCATTATTTGGGACGGGTAATTCATGCTGGACAAGCAATCCCGAATACTGGCATTCCCGGTGAACTGGGGGGTTATGCAAAGGAAAGAATTTTGCGGGCTCCCTGTGCAGGGGTATTTCGGGCAGAAAGACAAATTAGCGATTTGGTGTCCGCTGGGGAAACGGTTGCCTGGGTAAACGAACAGCCGGTGGTGGTAGCCATTTCCGGTGTACTGCGGGGACTTTTAAAAGAAGGGCTTAGTGTAGAGCCTGACATGAAGATTGGTGATGTTGATCCCCGCTGCCAGCCGGAGCATTGTTTTACCATCTCAGATAAAGCCAGATCCATTGGTGGTGGAGTATTGGAGGCATTACTTTACTATGCCGCCAGGGCACATCAAGGATAGGGGTGATAAAATGACGCTTTTTAAAAGGTTATTGGCGGCTACAGAGCGGGGTGAGGCCGTGCAAATGGTTACGCTAGTGGGTGTGCCTGAGGACAATGCTAGCTCGCTGGGGCAAATGCTGTTACTTTTCCCCGATGGTAGAGTGGAGGGAGCACTATTAAATGCTGCTTTTACCGAAAAAGTCCTAGAGATCCAGCAGCGTCAGTGGGAGCGGCCAAAGGTACTTTCTATTACCCACGATCAACAGGAATACCGGGTATTTTGGAATTCCCTAGTAAATAAAATGCGGGCAGTTATTTTAGGTGGTGGGCATATCAGTCAACCCCTGGCATTGTTTTTGTCCCAGCTGGATTATGAAGTTACTGTCATTGACGACCGTCCAGAATTTGCCAACCGGCAGCGTTTTCCAAAGGCAGACCGCATTATTTGTGAGGACTTTGATAAAGCACTTGAACATATTACCTTTGATGACAACACAGCGGTAATAATCGTTACCCGGGGCCACCGTTACGATTTGGCTTGTCTTAGAAGTATCGCCGGCAAAAAGGCAGGCTATATAGGGATGATTGGAAGCTTCCGGCGGGTAAAAGCTGTACTGCAGTTGTTAAAGGAAGAGGGAGTGTCAACGCAGTGGCTGAATGCCTTAAAAACCCCCATTGGCTTAGATCTGGGAGCCCAAAGTCCAGCGGAGATTGCCTTGAGCATTGTTGCAGAAATGGTGGCTCAGTTTAAAGGTGGACGGTATCTACCATTGAGTATATTGGGAGGACGCCAAAATGGATAGATTAATCTTACAACGGGTTTGTGAACTTCAGGCAAAGGGGGAGCCCTTTGCCTTAATAACGATCCTATCCACCAAAGGTTCTACTCCTCGGAAGGCTGGGGCAGTAATGTTAATGGAACGAATAGGTAGAACCGTTGGGACCATTGGTGGTGGCTGTGGGGAAGCAGAGGTAAAGCAGCGGGCTTTGCTGGCGATGGATGAGCAAACTTCCTGCATCCATAGGGTGAATATGGTGAACGATGTGGCCGCAGAGGAAGGTATGGTTTGTGGTGGCAGCATGGAAGTATTCATTCAGGTCTTTGCTGGGTTCCCATGCCAATGATCAATATTCACAAGATTGTCCTGACCAATTTAGAGCGGCAAATCGATATTTGGGCCACATTGTGCATGATTGGCCCGCCCTGGTGGCCGCGGGAGAAGAGACTCGCTGTATAGGGGATGCCCTGGCGGTGCCACAGCTAGTCACTGTTTTAACCCAGATTGTTTGTGAAACCGCAGGAATTCAGCCCGAACAAATAGTTGCAGCGGTACCGGATACCTACACCACCCCCGATGGTGGTACAACCCTGCCACTGGCGAAGTGGTGGAAGGCGGCGTGGAGGCACAAACCAAGCAGGTATTAGAAAACCTAACTGCTATACTAAATAACCAGGGCTTAGGACTGGATGCTGTTGTCAAAACCTCTGTCTTTATTAAAGACATGAATGATTTCCAAAAAATTAACGCTGTTTATGGGGAGTACTTCAAAAGCGAAGCTCCGGCCAGAGCCTGTGTCGAAGTGGCCAGACTGCCAAAGGATGTATTGGTAGAAATTGAAGCCATTGCTGTAGTGTAATATAAAAAAGTGACCCGGGATGTTAACTATACCCCGGGTCACTTTTTGCGTGAGCCTGGTATGGGGCAACATAGGGCTTACTGAGTTTAAAAGGCAGGTGGGTCTGACAACTAATTACAAACCGGTCCATAACATCAAAAATTAGATTTAACAATGTACATAAGACAAATGATATTGCTGCCTAAAGCCGTGCTCCTCTAAGAGGGACACAGCTTTATTTTTTTCTAAAAATTAGAGTTGCGTTCTTCAGTAGATATTAAGGTGGTATTAAGGGAGCATTCAGGATATTTTCAACTTTTCAATCTAAGATAATTAATAGGTAAATTATTCTAAGAATATGAAAGGTGTGTTGGCAAATTAGAAAAGTCTAAACCGAAGGTAAATAGTATCTTATGGGGTGAGGATTAATGAAACTTAATAAAACTTTATTGCTGCTGATGCTATGTTTGATTACTGCTGCAATTGCTGGCTGCAGCAGTGGAGGTACTGGGACATCCACTGAAAAAACGGCCCAGGTAGGCAATGCTACTGCTTCAGAGGGTGAAAAGGTAGCTTTTCCAGAGGAAAAACCAGCCTTAATTGGCAAGGTTAAGGAGATTGTTGGTAACGAGGTAACTATCTACAAGGCTCAAATTACAGAAAACCAGGGGGTGCCACAAGGATTGCCAAATCAAAGCCAACCTCAAGCCGAAACGCAAACCCAGAGCCAACCCCAAGACCAAAAGCAATCCAATAATGAAGCAAGACCTGAAAACAGAGGTTTTAGAATGAATTTTTCTGAAGAAACAGAGACCTTTACAATACCAGTAGGAACTCCCATTGTGACCATGCAAAGGGGTAGCAGGGAAACTACACAGGTAACACTTGCAGAGATCAAAAAGGATACCATCCTACGGATATGGAAAACTGATGATGCTGTGTCCTTTGTACAAGTTACAGGAGGAAACGTGGGTAACAGACAAGGTTCTGCGGGAAATAGGTCTGGAAATGGTACAGGTGGGGGTGGCGGCAGTCCACAGGGGATGGGTGGACCACCGCCAGGTATGTAACATGAAACATAACGTAAATTGTGTTATAGATGCTAATAATCTGATAAAGATTTACCAAAATGGCTCTGAAGAACTTAAGGTGTTGGATGATGTTAGCATACAGGTATATAGAGGAGATTTCATGGTCATCCTAGGGCCTTCTGGCTCGGGCAAATCTACCTTAATGAATATACTGGGCTGCCTGGATCTACCTACTTCTGGACAATATACTTTGGATGGTTTAAATGTCCTAGAGGCTTCGGATAATGAGTTGGCCGAGATTCGCAACAAAAAGATTGGCTTTATCTTTCAAAAGTTTAATCTGTTACCCAGATTAACCGCCCTGCAAAATGTGATGCTTCCTTTGCTTTATCGAGGAGTAAAGGAAGAAGAAGCCCTGGAGGCAGCAAAGGAAAAATTAACCATATTAGGTTTAGGGGCGAGGCTTTTCCATCGCCCCAATGAGTTATCCGGCGGGCAACAGCAGAGGGTGGCCATTGCCAGAGCAATCGTTGGTAATCCGCAACTGCTATTGGCGGATGAACCAACTGGAAACCTGGATAGCAAATCCAGTGAAGATGCCATTAGAATTTTTAAAGAACTAAACCAACAAGGAAATACTATCGTGATTATTACACACGACGTAGAAGTTGCTCAACAGGTAAAGAAAATAGTCTATATACGGGATGGAAAACTATATGAAAATCATTAGGGATTGGGGATTAAAGGAGTTTATCAAGCAAAAATCAAAAAAGTCCCTTGGGATTGCATTGATCGTGGCCATTGCCTTGACCGGGGGAACAACCTACTGGTTGCAGAGACAAAGTGCAGATAAAAGTTCCGAACCTCAATATGAACAGGCCCAAGTAAAAAAGGAAGATATCATAGTAGGCTTGGACTCCGATGGAACCATTGATTTTTCTAAAGTTAAGCTGCGCTTTGGTGTTAGGGGAACCATTGCAGAAATCCTAGTGGCTGAAGGTGATGAGATACAAAAGGGTCAGATCATTGCTAGGTTAGATGACAGGGACTATCAGGACCAGTACCAGTTAGCCCTGGCAAAACTGCAAGATGCCCAGGACGATGATACTATCAGTTTACTGGATAGCGAATTAAAGATCAAAAGTATGGAAGCTGATTTAGAAAAACTTCGGGATGAATACAAGGAAATGGAAACTATTTCTGATGCCTACTCGACAAATGAGTTAAAAATGAAGAAGTTAGAATTGGACAACAAAGAAATGGAGTATCAAAACCTTCTCAAGAAGTATCAATTGGACAAAAGCAAGGGCTTAGACCAAAATGAACTACAAGTAAAAATGGCTAAAGAAGATTTAGAAGACACCATCGTCTATGCACCTGTTTCCGGCGTTCTTTTAAATCTAGCCAATAAAGCTGGAGAAAGTCTCACTGACGAGGACGACTTCGCAACCATCCATGAAAACAAAACTATTAAGGCGATAACAAAGGTCATTGAATACGACATTGGACAAATAAAAGTAGGACAAAAAGTTTATGTAAATGTAGAGGCGCTACCGGATAAAAAATTTACAGGGGTTGTCAGCAAGATTAATGCTTTGCCTGAAGAAGATTCCAGTGGATTGGTCAACTATTCCGTAGAAATGACCATTAAAGACCCGGGACCGGAATTGAAGGATGGCATGACCTGTTCCGTTTCCTTTGTCTTAAAAGAAGTTGCCGATTGTTTAACTGTACCCTATAAAGCTGTAAAAATGGTCAATGGCAAACAAATGGTTACGGTGGTGGATGAAAAGGGCCAACAAGTAGAGCGGCAGATAAAAACGGGCTTTACCGATGGAACTAGCGTGGAAGTTCTGGAAGGTCTTAAGAACGGTGAGACTGTTATTTATGCAAAACCTATTACTACCAAGACAAATGCTACCCAACAAAAGACCAATTCTACTAGCCAAACGAAACGGGTGATTTTTTGAAGCTAAAACAATTACTAAAAATGATTTTTTCAAATATTACCCAAAACAAGGTGCGAACCTTCCTAACGACCCTGGGAGTAATCGTGGGTACCGCCACCATATTTTTAGTGGTGGCCATTGGGAAAGGTGCGGAAGCCCAGGTTAACCAGCAATATTCCAAACTTAACGTCGGGACCATCATTGTAATGCCCGCTACAAGGGGAAAAGTAGCTGACCCGTTAACGAAAAAAGATGCCCAATTGTTTTTGGAAAGTGAGAATATTACCCAAGCCTTTCCGATGTTACGTGGTAACGGCGATATCAACTATAACAATTATTCAACCAGTGGGAGCTTTATGGCAATCCAACCAGCGTTTCAAGGAAGTAACAACCTAACGATAGAACAGGGGAGAGCCTTTGAAGAAGAGGATGAGCAGAAAAGAAACAAATGCGTCGTCATCGGAGCAGAGTTAGCCAATACCCTTACAGAAAACAATCCTTCAGAACTACTGGGTCAAAGCGTGAGTATTAACAACAGGAAATTTGAAGTGATTGGAATTTACAATCGCGTGGGGGATTCTGGTTCGGGCATGAGCTATGATGATGCTGCCTTTGTACCTTATTCGGCCGGGGAGAGATTTTTACTGGGCACCCGAGCAAACCCCACCATCAACGTTCAGGCCAAAGACATTGATTCTGTGCAATCTGCCATTGAGGATATTACCAATATTTTGAATGACAATCACCGTGCTGGGGGAGCAGATCAGTTTCGTATTATGGATGCTGGCAGCAGACTGGCAGCAGCCCAGGAATCTGCTAAATCCATGTCATTGCTCTTGCTGGCGGTGGCAGCGGTGGTCTTAGTTGTTAGCGGTATCGGTATCATGAATGTGATGTTTGTGACAGTACGAGAAAGAACCCGGGAAATCGGCACCCTAAAGGCTATCGGGGCCAAGAAACAGGAAATATTAAACCAGTTCCTCATCGAAGCCGTTATTATCAGCCTAGCCGGGGGAATCATCGGCGTCATCATGGGTTTTCTAGCCTTGCCTGTATTACGATATTTTGGGCAAAACGTCATTGCCTCGGTAAACGGCGTCTTATTCGGACTTGTTTTTTCAGTGGTTACAGGAGTATTCTTTGGTTTTTACCCGGCCTGGAAGGCGGCAGATTTAAGTCCCCTTGAAGCATTACGCTATGAATAAAGGAGATATTTATGAACAAAAAGCTAATCCTTATCCTGAGTATACTCCTGGCGTTGGGCAGTTTTTCCACCAGCTACGCTGCAGAAGAACCTACCGCCACAGAAACGATTATTACACTAGAAGAAGCCAAAGCAAAGGCCTATGACAATAGCCGGAGCTTAAAGAAATATGAGATTAGTGTAGATAAGGCAAAGTATCAGAAGCAGCAAACCGAGTATGACTATAACAATACCCTAAATGAATACAACAGCTTAGGGAGCAGTCTGGAGTCAAATGACTACTCTGAAAGCATCCTAGAAAAAATGCAACAGCAATATGAAAAGATAGAGTCTTCGTCCGAGAGTGTGAATGATTCAGAGAACAATTACACAGACGCCCAAAAGGAGAAAGAAAATTATCGAAAACAATTAGATTATATTGTTGAAGAACTCTATACTAACATCCTTAGCCAAGAAGACTCCTTACAATCCTTAAACAAAGAATATGAGCTTAAACAATATTCCTTAAATATGGAAAGAAAAAAACTACAAATGGGCAGCAGCAGTCAAGCAGAGGTGGATCAGCTAGCTGCAGAGGTTATAAAGTTAAACAGAAGCATTCTAGAGCAAAGGAGCCAAATTAAAATAAACAAGGGACAGCTAAACGATATGATGGGAAGAGGCTACGACGAAGCGTTACAGCTCACTTCCTTTGAGGTTTCGGTAAAGGTGAATATACCGGAGTATGACCAATTGCTCTCAAGTGCCACCCAGTCCTATTATACCCTCTCACAGCTCAAAAGGGATTTGGATGACCTAGACGATGACCTGGATGATGAGGACGACTACTATCAGTCATTAATTATTCGGCAGAACATTAAGGAGAAAGAACTGCAGGTAGAAGATGAAAAGATAACTATAAGTGAAAAGGTCAACAACTTGGTTGCCAATGTAAGATCAAAACAGGAAAGTTACCAGTTGGCGATTACTAACTATATAACGGCTCAACAATCTTATGAATGGGCTAAGAAGAGATTTGAATTGGGTCAGATATCCAAATTGACTCTACTGCAAAGTGAATTAGACTATCTTACTGCAAAGAACACAAAGGCAGCTAATGGGTATGCTCTTCAATTGGCGCAGCAATCTTTAATGTTGGCCCAGGAAGGAATTGTATAAAGTTTGTTTCTGGTTAAAGCATTTAACCCAGCATATTTTATCAAGTTTTTCAGGTAATTTTAAGTTTAAAATCAGCAAATAATCAGGAAGTATTCAGGGTATTCTCATCTTCTTCAGTTAAGATAATTATTGTAACAACGAAGAAAAATGGAGGTATTACATATGTTGAAAATTAGTAAAAAGATTGTTGGGCTTGCTATTGGTGGGATGTTTCTGGCCGGGTCTATTGCCGGAAATGCCTTTGCAGATTCGGACACAAAAAATGAACTGGATCAGAAAAGAGAGCAATATTACCAAAAATTTGTAGCAGACTTTGCTACCAACTTAGGGGTTAGCCAAGATCAAGTGACAGCTGCCCTTAAAGCGACGAAGAAACAAATGGTTCAAGCAGAGGTACAACAGGGAAAGATCACTCAGGCCCAGGCAGATAAGATTCTTGAGCAAAAAGAAATTGGATTCAGTTTTGGCTTTGGCATGGGTGGCCCACGGCATGATAGAGGCGATCTTACCCAAAATACTAATTTTCTCAATGACGCTGCCAGTGCCCTTGGCATAACTGCTGACGAACTAAAGTCTGAATTGCAATCAGGCAAAAAGTTGGATCAGGTTATAACTGATCAAGGAATGACTATGGAACAATTCCGCCAAAAGATGCCTCAACCCAAATTTAATAAAAAAGATGCAGCCACCAAGAATATTTCAAATCAATCATAATAGAGGTAGTATGAACCCAAGAGACACCTGCGATCATGCAAGTGTCTCTTGGGTTGTTCGCTGGTAAATACACCTATTGATATACATATAAGATTTAGTTGGTTACAAACCGAGCTGCTAGAAGGAAGATATTAATTAGAGTATACGTGTATTTTTCTAAGAGAGATTTATATTTGGTGAGCCAAGTGAAGTGCTCAATGACTTGATGATATTCTATTTCTGTTTTACACTGTTAGAGAAATATAGCCATAAGAGAGGTAAATAGTATTGGCATAGTGATGCTGTCTTTACGGGTCTACCAATATCAGTTTAATTAAGTTTTGACTACGGTAATATAAAGTAAGATAACAAAGGGGCAGATCAGGAATGAAACAATTAAAAGGAATTAGAATATTATTGGTGGACGATGAATCCAATATTCTACAGTTTTTAGAGATTGGTCTGCAAAATGAAGGATTTGAAGTGCAAACTGCCCAGGATGGTATGTCAGCCATAACCCTGATGAAGCAATTTCAACCCCATGTTGTAATTCTGGATGTAATGATGCCTGGTATGGACGGCTTTGAAGTGTGCCGCATGCTCAAAAAAACCGAGAATGTTGCTGTAATCATGCTGACAGCCAGGGATGAAGTGGATGATCGGGTGAAGGGGCTTAATCTTGGGGCCGATGATTACATGGTAAAACCCTTTAGTTTTGAAGAACTGCTGGCCAGGATTTATGCCAGAATTCGAAATCAATTCCCCAATTTATTTGGCAAAGTGGTAGTTGGGCCCTTCCAGATTGATGACCGTCGTAAAGAAATCCAGTTTGAAAACCGGGTCCTGGAATTGTCCCACACAGAATACGAACTCCTTAAGTTCTTAGTTCTTAATCATGGGTTGGTTTTAAGTAAAACGATGATATTGGATAAAGTATGGGGTTATGATTTCGGAGGAGAGGAAAATATTGTTGAGGTGTATATTCGTTCCTTAAGAGATAAGTTGAACGATAAAAATCATCAAATAATACGAACCCTGCGCCGTTCAGGATATCGGGTAGACCTGTCATGAAGAACAAGAAAACCTCTTGGTTTAAAATATGTGCACCAAATTCCCTTCGCATTCAACTGTTATCCCGTTCACTGCTAATTCTAGCTGTTTTACTTGGGTTAATTGGTCTTTTACAATATGTTTTTATGCAAGAGGTAATCTACAGAAATAAAGCGGCCAGCCTGCAGAGTCAAGTAATGTCCATTTCCCGCCATTTTTGGCAGGATTTTAGCTTGGAAAGTGAAAAAAACCGGTCGCCACGTTTTTTTATTCCTGAGGCTGATCTAGCATTTGTGGATACTGCTGGTAATTATTTTGTATTGTCTGAAAGACACGGTAATATAAGGCCTCCCCAATTGAATATCCAAGAATATTTAGCTAGTTTCGAAGGAAGACCCCGGCTTAATTACAAGATAATTAAAGACGACAGTGGAGTGGAGCAACTGGTAGTATTACAACGGGTTTTTGACCATGGCAAGGTGCTTGGGGTTGTTCAAATAAATACTATGACAGGTCCACTTAAGGAATTGCTTTTTCGACAACTGTTCACTTTCTTGTTTCTTTCCCTCATTGCCCTGTTGATGGGATTGCTTAGTTTTTCGCCTATAATTAAAAGAACACTGGTCCCCTTATTCAACATGGTGGATACTGCGGAACAAATTGATGCGGGTAATTTAACCAAGCGTTTCCCAACTCAGCAAGGACAAATGGAGATTGATCGTTTGGCAGATTCCTTTAATGGAATGTTGGATAGGCTGGAAGCCTCCTTTGAAGCAGAAAGAGAAACAAAGGAACAAATGCGTCGCTTTATAGGGGATGCTTCCCATGAACTACGTACGCCGTTAACCTCTATTCACGGCTTCTTGGAGGTATTGCTCCGGGGTGCAGCCAATCAACCGGATCAACTAAATAAAGCCTTAAAAAGCATGTATGGTGAATCTGAGCGTATGAATAAATTAGTACATGATCTTTTGCTCTTAACCAAGCTGGATCATGCACCTCGTCTTGAAGTTAAAGAAGGTTTTCTGGATACCGTTATCCAGGAGATGGAACCTCAACTTTGCATTTTGGCTGGTAACAGAAGGCTACAACTTATGGTTGATTCAAATATAGAATGTAAATTTGATACGGATAAGATGAAACAGGTAATTTTGAATTTGTTTCATAATGCAGTACAGCATACTGACCCTGAAAAGGGCGAAATAAAGATTTCATTATATAAAAGGACGGACGGGGTGCAACTATCTGTTGAAGATAACGGACCGGGGATTAAGGATTTTCATCTGCCAAAGGTTTTTGATCGTTTTTACCGTATTGATGCTTCCCGGACACGTAGACATGGTGGAGCCGGGTTAGGCCTGGCCATAACAAAGGCCATTATAGATGCCCATGGAGGAACGATCAACGTTGAAAGTCTCGAAGGAACAGGAAGTACATTTCATATATGGCTTCCTGCATAAAACTTTTTATTTATCACCCATCGACGGCATTTATACACTGTTTCTTGTGTGTAAGTGCCGTTGGAAAAAACACCCATTTGACAGGGTGTTTTTTATGATGTATATTTAAATACGTGAAATATTTTATACTAAAATAATTTGCAAGTAGGGGTATTTATGACAGATAAAAATATGAAAGAGTACGCCAAGAGAATAGAAACTGCTTTTTCAAAAATAATGAAGAAACTGGGCCCAGAAATGTCTAAACTGGCAGAGGGTTTAACACCGCCACAGTTTTTTGTGTTAAAGCTGCTTCAGACAAATGGGCGCACAGTTACAGAAATTGCAGAGTTAATGAATGTTCAACCCAGTGCTATAACGGCAATATTAGATCGTATGTATAGGAATGGCTTTATTATACGTGAAAGAAATGAAACCGACCGGCGTGTTGTGTTAGTGCAAATTACAGAAAAGGGTAAAGAAGCATTTGTAAAATCGCAACAAAAGCGACAGGATGTCATGTTACATTTTCTAAGCTATCTTGAAAAGGAAGATTTGGATGCTTTACTTGCTATTTATGAAAAAATGGCCAAGATAGTAGAACGCCACAGTAATAAAACTAGCTCATAGGTGCCCGTGT
This genomic interval from Desulforamulus reducens MI-1 contains the following:
- a CDS encoding ABC transporter ATP-binding protein translates to MKHNVNCVIDANNLIKIYQNGSEELKVLDDVSIQVYRGDFMVILGPSGSGKSTLMNILGCLDLPTSGQYTLDGLNVLEASDNELAEIRNKKIGFIFQKFNLLPRLTALQNVMLPLLYRGVKEEEALEAAKEKLTILGLGARLFHRPNELSGGQQQRVAIARAIVGNPQLLLADEPTGNLDSKSSEDAIRIFKELNQQGNTIVIITHDVEVAQQVKKIVYIRDGKLYENH
- a CDS encoding ABC transporter permease; translation: MIFSNITQNKVRTFLTTLGVIVGTATIFLVVAIGKGAEAQVNQQYSKLNVGTIIVMPATRGKVADPLTKKDAQLFLESENITQAFPMLRGNGDINYNNYSTSGSFMAIQPAFQGSNNLTIEQGRAFEEEDEQKRNKCVVIGAELANTLTENNPSELLGQSVSINNRKFEVIGIYNRVGDSGSGMSYDDAAFVPYSAGERFLLGTRANPTINVQAKDIDSVQSAIEDITNILNDNHRAGGADQFRIMDAGSRLAAAQESAKSMSLLLLAVAAVVLVVSGIGIMNVMFVTVRERTREIGTLKAIGAKKQEILNQFLIEAVIISLAGGIIGVIMGFLALPVLRYFGQNVIASVNGVLFGLVFSVVTGVFFGFYPAWKAADLSPLEALRYE
- a CDS encoding efflux RND transporter periplasmic adaptor subunit; translated protein: MKIIRDWGLKEFIKQKSKKSLGIALIVAIALTGGTTYWLQRQSADKSSEPQYEQAQVKKEDIIVGLDSDGTIDFSKVKLRFGVRGTIAEILVAEGDEIQKGQIIARLDDRDYQDQYQLALAKLQDAQDDDTISLLDSELKIKSMEADLEKLRDEYKEMETISDAYSTNELKMKKLELDNKEMEYQNLLKKYQLDKSKGLDQNELQVKMAKEDLEDTIVYAPVSGVLLNLANKAGESLTDEDDFATIHENKTIKAITKVIEYDIGQIKVGQKVYVNVEALPDKKFTGVVSKINALPEEDSSGLVNYSVEMTIKDPGPELKDGMTCSVSFVLKEVADCLTVPYKAVKMVNGKQMVTVVDEKGQQVERQIKTGFTDGTSVEVLEGLKNGETVIYAKPITTKTNATQQKTNSTSQTKRVIF
- a CDS encoding TolC family protein; this translates as MNKKLILILSILLALGSFSTSYAAEEPTATETIITLEEAKAKAYDNSRSLKKYEISVDKAKYQKQQTEYDYNNTLNEYNSLGSSLESNDYSESILEKMQQQYEKIESSSESVNDSENNYTDAQKEKENYRKQLDYIVEELYTNILSQEDSLQSLNKEYELKQYSLNMERKKLQMGSSSQAEVDQLAAEVIKLNRSILEQRSQIKINKGQLNDMMGRGYDEALQLTSFEVSVKVNIPEYDQLLSSATQSYYTLSQLKRDLDDLDDDLDDEDDYYQSLIIRQNIKEKELQVEDEKITISEKVNNLVANVRSKQESYQLAITNYITAQQSYEWAKKRFELGQISKLTLLQSELDYLTAKNTKAANGYALQLAQQSLMLAQEGIV
- a CDS encoding response regulator transcription factor; the encoded protein is MKQLKGIRILLVDDESNILQFLEIGLQNEGFEVQTAQDGMSAITLMKQFQPHVVILDVMMPGMDGFEVCRMLKKTENVAVIMLTARDEVDDRVKGLNLGADDYMVKPFSFEELLARIYARIRNQFPNLFGKVVVGPFQIDDRRKEIQFENRVLELSHTEYELLKFLVLNHGLVLSKTMILDKVWGYDFGGEENIVEVYIRSLRDKLNDKNHQIIRTLRRSGYRVDLS
- a CDS encoding sensor histidine kinase, which gives rise to MKNKKTSWFKICAPNSLRIQLLSRSLLILAVLLGLIGLLQYVFMQEVIYRNKAASLQSQVMSISRHFWQDFSLESEKNRSPRFFIPEADLAFVDTAGNYFVLSERHGNIRPPQLNIQEYLASFEGRPRLNYKIIKDDSGVEQLVVLQRVFDHGKVLGVVQINTMTGPLKELLFRQLFTFLFLSLIALLMGLLSFSPIIKRTLVPLFNMVDTAEQIDAGNLTKRFPTQQGQMEIDRLADSFNGMLDRLEASFEAERETKEQMRRFIGDASHELRTPLTSIHGFLEVLLRGAANQPDQLNKALKSMYGESERMNKLVHDLLLLTKLDHAPRLEVKEGFLDTVIQEMEPQLCILAGNRRLQLMVDSNIECKFDTDKMKQVILNLFHNAVQHTDPEKGEIKISLYKRTDGVQLSVEDNGPGIKDFHLPKVFDRFYRIDASRTRRHGGAGLGLAITKAIIDAHGGTINVESLEGTGSTFHIWLPA
- the yqeB gene encoding selenium-dependent molybdenum cofactor biosynthesis protein YqeB; this encodes MNRLIVIKGAGDLATGIAHRLHCSGFSVVTTELPQPTVIRRTVSFAEAIYTGTVVVEGITAVKTSMERTLQVVEEGKIPVVVDPTGVMIKQLQPWAVVDAILAKRNVGTQITDAPIVVGVGPGFTAGVDVHAVVESMRGHYLGRVIHAGQAIPNTGIPGELGGYAKERILRAPCAGVFRAERQISDLVSAGETVAWVNEQPVVVAISGVLRGLLKEGLSVEPDMKIGDVDPRCQPEHCFTISDKARSIGGGVLEALLYYAARAHQG
- a CDS encoding MarR family winged helix-turn-helix transcriptional regulator; translated protein: MTDKNMKEYAKRIETAFSKIMKKLGPEMSKLAEGLTPPQFFVLKLLQTNGRTVTEIAELMNVQPSAITAILDRMYRNGFIIRERNETDRRVVLVQITEKGKEAFVKSQQKRQDVMLHFLSYLEKEDLDALLAIYEKMAKIVERHSNKTSS
- a CDS encoding XdhC family protein, which encodes MTLFKRLLAATERGEAVQMVTLVGVPEDNASSLGQMLLLFPDGRVEGALLNAAFTEKVLEIQQRQWERPKVLSITHDQQEYRVFWNSLVNKMRAVILGGGHISQPLALFLSQLDYEVTVIDDRPEFANRQRFPKADRIICEDFDKALEHITFDDNTAVIIVTRGHRYDLACLRSIAGKKAGYIGMIGSFRRVKAVLQLLKEEGVSTQWLNALKTPIGLDLGAQSPAEIALSIVAEMVAQFKGGRYLPLSILGGRQNG
- a CDS encoding XdhC family protein; this translates as MDRLILQRVCELQAKGEPFALITILSTKGSTPRKAGAVMLMERIGRTVGTIGGGCGEAEVKQRALLAMDEQTSCIHRVNMVNDVAAEEGMVCGGSMEVFIQVFAGFPCQ